The following coding sequences lie in one Salvelinus namaycush isolate Seneca unplaced genomic scaffold, SaNama_1.0 Scaffold14, whole genome shotgun sequence genomic window:
- the LOC120036623 gene encoding piggyBac transposable element-derived protein 4-like, with protein sequence MDEDSVNDHSYDSSAEEMFLEGKDPLLDHGTDSDWEPPAPTCSSSWTPAVSGPSTGVKAPTKKRKRGSVPPANKGTEGCWHTVLEDDVEPPQPTFRPKRKPGPQVNSTTTYSPLQLFQLFFTQSVVDSLVSNTNKYGKKKQAGKKVAWKPISMSDFFCYLSLVIYMGMVKLKSLTDYWKMSSLYQLPFPMTVMSCKRFLVLSQALHISDPKVDEANDKKRGTATFDRLCKIKPLYSSIVEACKTYFQPAQNVSIDERMVASKARIGLKQYMRNKPTKWGYKLFVLADSVCAYTCISFVFEGKNSFATGKGLGYDSVMELLDFKLLGKGYKLFVDNFYTSPTLFADLRKREKAFREQLIKELAGYSTTAPHPVPSAPATSVHLPKYICAGMDVPKGQKGTAWRRCCVVCKMKSPITCTTCSVTLCFTSERDCYGIWHQQQNIV encoded by the exons ATGGATGAGGACTCTGTGAATGACCACAGTTATGATTCCAGCGCGgaagaaatgtttttggaaggaaaagatCCACTTTTAGATCA TGGCACTGATTCCGACTGGGAGCCCCCAGCGCCAACTtgttcatccagctggacccctgctgtctctgggccATCTACAGGTGTGAAGGCACCGACAAAGAAGCGGAAGAGGGGAAGTGTGCCACCTGCTAACAAAGGGACAGAAGGGTGTTGGCACACTGTCCTAGAAGATGATGTGGAGCCACCCCAACCAACTTTTCGGCCGAAAAGGAAGCCAGGACCTCAGGTGAACTCGACCACAACTTACAGCCCCCTTCAGCTTTTTCAGTTGTTTTTCACACAATCCGTTGTAGATTCGCTCGTGTCTAACACGAATAAGTATGGGAAGAAGAAGCAGGCAGGCAAAAAGGTAGCATGGAAGCCCATATCCATGTCAGACTTTTTCTGCTACCTTTCACTGGTCATCTACATGGGGATGGTGAAGCTGAAAAGCCTGACGGACTACTGGAAAATGTCATCACTCTACCAACTGCCTTTTCCCATGACTGTTATGTCCTGCAAAAGATTTCTGGTTCTTTCACAGGCGCTTCATATCAGTGACCCAAAGGTTGATGAAGCgaatgacaagaagagaggcacagcAACGTTTGATAGACTGTGcaaaatcaaacctctctacTCCAGCATTGTTGAGGCCTGCAAGACGTACTTTCAGCCAGCCCAGAACGTGTCAatcgatgagaggatggtagcctcaaaggccagaattggcctcaaacaatacatgcgaaacaaaccaaccaagtggggttacaagctgtttgtgttggctgattctgtgtgtgcctacacaTGCATTTCTTTTGTCTTTGAGGGGAAGAACAGTTTTGCTACCGGTAAGGGACTTGGCTATGACTCTGTAATGGAGTTATTGGATTTTAAACTgctagggaagggctacaaactgtttgtggataacttctatacaagccctaccctgtttgcagACCTTAGGAAGCGGgaa AAAGCCTTCAGAGAGCAGCTCATCAAGGAGCTTGCTGGCTACAGCACCACTGCACCACAccctgtcccttctgctcctgccACAAGTGTTCATCTGCCCAAATATATTTGTGCAGGCATGGATGTGCCTAAGGGCCAAAAGGGCACAGCATGGAGGCGTTGCTGTGTTGTTTGCAAGatgaagtcccccatcacctgcaccacatgCTCGGTGACCCTCTGCTTTacatcagaaagagactgctatggcatCTGGCATCAGCAGCAGAATATTGTGTag